Proteins from one Mycobacterium sp. SMC-2 genomic window:
- a CDS encoding PE domain-containing protein — protein sequence MMFVEAPALAAQAASEGAGGATTAATLAAGAPAMGAVLPMGGEEVSAMFAQAIAAHGAQFLAAGAVGVAQREAFAATVATSAATYTAMDAVGKALLAL from the coding sequence ATGATGTTTGTTGAGGCGCCTGCGCTGGCGGCGCAGGCAGCATCGGAGGGCGCAGGCGGGGCGACGACGGCGGCCACTCTTGCCGCTGGGGCACCAGCGATGGGTGCGGTGCTGCCGATGGGCGGCGAGGAAGTGTCGGCCATGTTCGCTCAAGCCATCGCCGCGCATGGCGCGCAGTTCTTGGCGGCAGGTGCGGTAGGTGTAGCTCAGCGGGAGGCGTTCGCTGCCACCGTGGCTACATCGGCGGCCACCTACACCGCCATGGATGCCGTCGGCAAGGCGCTGCTGGCGCTGTAG
- the eccCb gene encoding type VII secretion protein EccCb — MTAEYTLHVKRDGAYDEEGFFALPDTLDTASAVAFARKMARYHADSRVTQSSTAAASKVVDLYEILGHRDPGNIDVEEAWAATRLGPPLQDDEGEMQWGREWMRFPIGIDPRNGQPVALDLKETHEFDGMGHHVVVVGTTGSGKSVFLTALITSACLTHSPDSLKVAVFDFKGSALAHLVAGFPHTVAAMSNLRNDRLWIVRMGDVLYGEMERRKARLDRAGVSDIAEYEYLRIHKKEKLRPMPHLLLVVDEFTQMFAEHDGAKAVMDEVGRQGRSQGLRLVMGSQRLGHQMQGGIMSNIPVRVALRTVGDTDSHEVLGTDEANHLPKKPAGAGLLKVGASKNLTRFQTAFVLKSYVPPQRAAAAAARQEAGYVEPQEFRAVGMPAAPVANGDQAEHVEVAEPRAIVGADGRTVKQVQATVDCLNRLNLPPLQPMWLPPLQPVPADELVSRLRGQAWDVDYGSAGNEPSRLMFPVGIEDRPRDHRQLVYAPNLAEGNCAVIGMGQSGKTVALATMISGAALLYHPRRIQFYVIALSGPDLNVVADLPHVGGFAREVDPEQVKRIIAEMLALIDQREQAFTKLGLTLTKLRERKFGGAAGEVPADPFGDVFLVIDGWPTFWKNWEQLLVADVERILAKGPDVGVHAIMSTSGWIANKFPSGMTKLFTSNVELRLGDNDDMTVNSVKVARDVPFGEQKIFLDEDDDTGGEVEQVEVVKIRGRGTTMDGFHFQAGLPQVTVQGRRSDVAAAAETIARLAGPESAAARVRILPKLVGIDEVFAQWEQREHGPGGVKGRGVVPFGISEIGLQPAVANFGATPHLLLTGRPECGLSSGLATVAQAVMRVYGPEQAQIYVVDPHNELLRVVEGEHLGSYVFREDQVRALGESLGAILTERLPITDLSQEDLAAGTRRWSGPEIFVFIDREETLASWDTGGFVAGTGYPLGPLARFIARGKEIGLHLVVSRRIAQWGRTLTNPIIGELLKAKAPVVVMDGDPDEGFIVGKTKAMPADPGRGLYVTDRVVAPVQIAFPASTH, encoded by the coding sequence ATGACGGCTGAGTACACATTGCACGTCAAGCGCGATGGAGCATATGACGAGGAGGGGTTCTTCGCGCTGCCCGATACGCTCGACACCGCGTCTGCGGTCGCGTTTGCGCGCAAAATGGCCCGATACCATGCTGATTCGCGTGTGACGCAAAGCTCGACCGCCGCGGCGTCGAAGGTCGTTGATCTCTATGAGATTCTCGGCCATCGTGATCCGGGCAATATCGATGTGGAGGAGGCATGGGCGGCCACCCGGCTGGGCCCGCCGCTGCAAGATGACGAGGGCGAGATGCAGTGGGGTCGCGAGTGGATGCGGTTCCCCATCGGGATTGATCCCCGAAACGGACAACCCGTGGCCCTTGACCTCAAAGAGACACACGAGTTCGACGGGATGGGCCATCACGTCGTCGTGGTCGGCACGACCGGTAGCGGTAAGTCGGTGTTCTTGACGGCGCTGATTACTTCGGCGTGTTTGACGCATTCGCCAGATTCATTGAAGGTCGCGGTGTTTGACTTCAAGGGCAGCGCGTTGGCGCATTTGGTGGCGGGCTTCCCGCACACGGTGGCGGCGATGAGCAACTTGCGCAACGATCGGCTGTGGATCGTGCGGATGGGAGATGTTCTCTACGGCGAGATGGAGCGCCGCAAGGCGCGGCTTGACCGGGCTGGGGTCAGTGACATCGCCGAATACGAGTACCTGCGGATCCACAAGAAGGAGAAGCTGCGGCCGATGCCGCACCTGCTGCTGGTTGTCGATGAGTTCACGCAGATGTTCGCCGAGCATGACGGCGCTAAAGCGGTGATGGACGAGGTAGGCCGCCAGGGACGCTCGCAGGGGCTTCGCCTCGTCATGGGGTCGCAGCGGCTGGGCCACCAGATGCAGGGCGGCATCATGAGTAACATCCCGGTGCGGGTGGCGCTGCGCACTGTCGGCGACACCGATTCCCACGAGGTGTTGGGTACTGATGAGGCCAATCATTTGCCCAAAAAGCCGGCTGGCGCGGGGCTTTTGAAGGTCGGAGCGAGTAAGAACCTGACGCGGTTTCAGACGGCGTTCGTGCTCAAAAGCTATGTGCCGCCGCAGCGGGCGGCGGCTGCTGCGGCCAGGCAGGAAGCCGGTTACGTTGAGCCACAAGAGTTCAGGGCAGTGGGAATGCCGGCTGCGCCAGTGGCCAACGGCGACCAGGCCGAGCACGTTGAAGTCGCCGAACCACGCGCTATCGTCGGCGCGGACGGCCGTACCGTCAAACAGGTGCAGGCCACGGTGGATTGCTTGAACCGGCTGAACCTTCCTCCGTTGCAACCGATGTGGCTACCGCCGTTACAGCCGGTGCCGGCTGATGAGCTGGTGAGCCGGCTGCGGGGACAAGCCTGGGATGTCGACTACGGCTCAGCCGGAAACGAGCCGTCGAGGTTGATGTTTCCGGTCGGGATTGAAGACCGACCGCGCGATCACCGACAGCTCGTCTATGCACCCAATCTGGCCGAAGGCAACTGCGCGGTCATTGGTATGGGCCAATCAGGTAAAACGGTGGCCCTCGCCACGATGATCTCGGGTGCCGCGCTGCTGTATCACCCTCGGCGGATTCAGTTTTATGTCATCGCGCTCAGCGGACCCGACCTCAACGTGGTAGCCGATTTGCCGCACGTTGGTGGCTTTGCCCGCGAGGTGGACCCCGAGCAGGTCAAACGAATTATCGCCGAGATGCTGGCGCTGATCGATCAGCGCGAGCAGGCCTTCACCAAGCTCGGATTGACGCTGACCAAGCTGCGCGAACGCAAATTCGGTGGCGCGGCCGGTGAGGTACCTGCGGACCCATTCGGCGATGTGTTTTTGGTGATCGATGGATGGCCGACGTTCTGGAAGAACTGGGAGCAGCTGCTCGTCGCTGATGTGGAACGAATCTTGGCCAAAGGACCCGACGTTGGGGTGCACGCCATCATGTCGACGAGCGGCTGGATCGCCAATAAGTTTCCGTCAGGAATGACGAAGCTGTTCACCAGCAACGTGGAGCTCAGGCTCGGCGACAACGATGACATGACCGTCAACAGTGTCAAGGTCGCGCGAGATGTGCCGTTTGGTGAGCAGAAGATCTTCCTCGACGAAGACGACGACACCGGCGGCGAGGTCGAGCAGGTTGAAGTGGTCAAGATCAGGGGCCGCGGCACGACGATGGACGGTTTCCACTTTCAGGCCGGGTTACCGCAGGTGACCGTGCAGGGGCGGCGCAGCGATGTGGCGGCGGCCGCTGAGACCATTGCCAGGCTCGCCGGACCCGAGAGCGCGGCCGCGCGGGTACGGATATTGCCCAAATTGGTTGGTATCGATGAGGTTTTCGCGCAATGGGAGCAGCGTGAGCACGGGCCAGGCGGCGTCAAAGGCAGGGGTGTCGTGCCGTTCGGGATTTCCGAAATCGGTTTGCAACCGGCGGTCGCGAACTTCGGCGCAACACCGCATCTGCTGCTGACTGGTCGACCTGAATGTGGCTTGTCGAGCGGGTTGGCCACGGTGGCCCAAGCCGTGATGCGGGTCTACGGGCCCGAGCAGGCGCAAATCTATGTTGTGGACCCTCATAATGAGCTGCTGCGCGTGGTCGAAGGTGAGCATTTGGGCTCCTACGTTTTCCGGGAGGACCAGGTGCGCGCCTTGGGGGAGAGCCTGGGGGCGATCCTGACTGAACGTCTGCCGATCACGGACCTGAGTCAGGAAGACTTGGCCGCGGGGACGCGGCGCTGGAGCGGGCCGGAGATCTTTGTCTTCATCGACCGTGAAGAGACCCTCGCCAGTTGGGACACTGGTGGATTCGTGGCGGGAACTGGATACCCGTTGGGCCCGTTGGCGCGATTTATCGCGCGGGGTAAGGAGATCGGCCTGCACCTGGTCGTGTCGCGGCGCATCGCTCAGTGGGGCCGCACGCTGACCAATCCGATCATCGGGGAGCTGCTCAAGGCCAAAGCACCCGTCGTGGTGATGGACGGGGACCCGGATGAAGGATTCATTGTCGGCAAGACGAAAGCCATGCCGGCTGACCCTGGCCGTGGCCTGTACGTCACTGACCGGGTGGTGGCGCCGGTGCAGATCGCGTTCCCGGCGAGCACGCATTGA
- a CDS encoding PPE family protein: protein MGAGPTAHVPQITAYTAAAAAHFEQGMQQSVTAMATAPVFQGSGGLGMLESATPMAAWQQTAGLHAESAAATIQTGLTAYSAAVSATIPHEVVVANRVREATLEATNFMGINTPAIAEANAEYGEYWSQNAGAMVGYLGAMSPVVSALTVPLPTLPDMSNPLGATAGLAGLVGDGVGAGVQALGSGLTAGGGVVSAGSGIGTGVATGVSSGVFSGMGAGVQAAGSSTGGSSPAPQPATTGTTAGQGVPATIGTGQGITSNAPQGKAPPLQAGQGGRPPLEESGQSLLGQLTQAPTEMMSSLSSPLESVGQLPSSAAGQLSGLMGPLSALTGGMAGGLGGPPGGGAPGLSAASAPWSGLSGANGGFAGGGSAVVAALTKPSAGGLGGPVGVPGGWWANVPDGAEAGDQPAAGLRSGAAGGRGAMAPGMYGPMAASTRSGRGSAYAAVGEQDKTITLPASAHAAPVLTSEGVVHVGQGG, encoded by the coding sequence ATGGGCGCAGGTCCAACGGCGCACGTCCCGCAGATCACTGCGTACACGGCTGCTGCGGCGGCGCACTTTGAGCAAGGGATGCAGCAGTCGGTGACCGCGATGGCAACGGCGCCGGTGTTCCAGGGCTCGGGCGGATTGGGGATGCTCGAGAGCGCCACGCCGATGGCGGCGTGGCAACAGACCGCCGGGCTGCATGCAGAGAGCGCGGCGGCCACCATTCAGACCGGGTTGACCGCTTATAGCGCGGCCGTGTCGGCGACTATTCCCCATGAAGTGGTGGTGGCCAACCGGGTCCGCGAAGCGACTTTGGAAGCAACGAATTTTATGGGGATCAATACCCCAGCAATCGCGGAGGCGAACGCCGAATACGGCGAGTATTGGTCGCAGAACGCTGGGGCCATGGTCGGCTACCTGGGCGCTATGTCACCTGTCGTGAGCGCGCTGACCGTTCCGTTGCCGACGTTGCCTGATATGAGTAATCCGCTGGGCGCGACGGCCGGCTTGGCGGGGCTGGTCGGCGACGGGGTTGGGGCCGGCGTGCAGGCGTTGGGATCGGGCCTCACCGCCGGTGGGGGAGTTGTGTCGGCGGGCAGCGGGATTGGCACGGGCGTGGCCACCGGGGTTTCGAGCGGTGTGTTCAGCGGCATGGGAGCAGGCGTGCAGGCCGCAGGTTCGAGCACTGGTGGGTCGTCTCCAGCCCCGCAACCAGCTACCACGGGCACGACCGCGGGGCAGGGCGTGCCCGCGACAATAGGCACCGGCCAAGGCATCACGAGCAATGCCCCGCAGGGCAAGGCTCCGCCGTTGCAAGCGGGTCAGGGTGGGCGGCCACCCCTGGAAGAGTCCGGGCAATCGTTGCTGGGCCAGCTCACCCAAGCGCCAACCGAAATGATGAGTTCGCTGAGCTCACCACTGGAATCTGTGGGGCAACTCCCGTCGAGTGCCGCCGGCCAACTCAGCGGCCTGATGGGCCCGTTGTCAGCGCTGACCGGAGGTATGGCCGGCGGTTTGGGCGGCCCTCCGGGCGGGGGAGCACCGGGACTGAGCGCAGCCAGTGCCCCGTGGTCAGGGCTTAGTGGCGCCAATGGCGGCTTCGCCGGGGGCGGATCAGCGGTCGTCGCGGCGCTGACGAAGCCCTCTGCTGGCGGACTGGGCGGGCCTGTGGGCGTGCCGGGTGGATGGTGGGCCAACGTGCCTGACGGCGCTGAGGCCGGCGACCAACCGGCCGCAGGACTGCGAAGCGGCGCGGCAGGGGGCAGAGGAGCCATGGCGCCGGGAATGTATGGGCCCATGGCTGCCTCGACGCGCTCGGGGCGCGGCAGTGCATATGCCGCTGTCGGCGAGCAGGATAAGACGATCACGCTACCGGCCTCTGCGCATGCGGCGCCGGTGCTCACTTCCGAGGGCGTGGTCCACGTCGGGCAGGGAGGGTAA
- a CDS encoding helix-turn-helix transcriptional regulator: MDDPAWLLVHAVKHARLKQGLSKHDLARLARVARPTISRLINHGMVPSRAATLDRIGAARG, translated from the coding sequence GTGGATGACCCCGCCTGGCTGCTCGTGCACGCGGTGAAGCACGCCCGCTTGAAACAGGGGTTGTCCAAACATGATTTGGCGCGCTTGGCCCGGGTGGCGCGGCCTACGATCTCGCGGTTGATCAACCACGGCATGGTCCCGTCTCGTGCGGCCACTCTGGATAGGATCGGCGCGGCGCGGGGCTGA